The following nucleotide sequence is from Trifolium pratense cultivar HEN17-A07 linkage group LG2, ARS_RC_1.1, whole genome shotgun sequence.
CTAATcccagtccagaacaataaGATTTTGAATATGAGAGCTTTTAGGTTCGAACACCtataaatatagatatatttataaatgttcTTTAAATCTTAAGGTCTATGTTATCTTAGACTCAGTCACTAGACCgtctttaaatttttattaggaaaaaaaataaataaagaatacGACATGTATCCCTTCAGATTTTTACCCGTAACAATATATACTCCCTAcctaataatagttttttttttcaagtaatgTGAGGGTTAGATTGACACACttttttgtaaacaaaaaaaaatacacctttttttatttattactatgATATATAGGTATAAAGTTTCCATCATTAGcaagaattaattttttttggaaaaactaTGGGCCATATAAGGTGAATTCTCTTCTaccaaccaaattttttctatATGTAAGAGTCAAGAATCTAACTCTGACCACCTACTTAACATGCCCAAAATTCTTGTCACTTTAACCTAATTTATTATTGTTGGTTAGACTCacgcatttttttttttgacaaacaataacttatatcatttcattatttaaaATAGGAGTAATACAAAGAGGTAATACATCAAAGACATAACGACTAGCCCAAGAAATGACCGCCCTAGTTAACGTGTGAGCCACCATGTTCACTTATCGCTTAATAAACTTTACCACAAAGTTTGAATTTAAAAACAAAGTATTCCTAATGTTACAAATGATGGTACTAAACTCTGAATTACCAACCCGTAAATTGTAAATAGCGTCAACGACATTTTTAGAATCCATTTCAAAAATGACATGAGTAATGCGTTTATGCTCCATTTCTTTTATTGCTTCAAGTAAAGTTATTGTTTCTCCTTCAATTATAGAGCTTTTACCTTGGTTCCAAGAAGTTTCCGCCATCACAAAATTACTCGTATGGTCTCACAAAATCCAGCCCgcatttgttttatttaaatcaCTATGGAAACCTGCATCCACATTGCACTTATGCCATCCCATGGGAGGCCTCTGCCATCGAAGTAGCTGCTGTTGTTGATCAGCGCTATGTGTACCAAGCTGCTGGCATTCCACACTTTATTATTTCTATTACTCCATAATAACCAAACCAACACAGCAAATTGGCCAGCCACATCCTTATCCTCATTTTTGCATATATCCAATATCACTTCATCAGCTTTTCTCATGTTTCCCATACGGCCACGCACATTAAGTATAGAGAAATATGAAACATggtgtttcaaaaataaaaataaaagaaatatgaaatttgcGATATGAATCACGACCTCTCTAATAATGTCACTAGTAGTTACAAATTTGAGCTACATTTAAGGGACCacttaagtaattttttttattttcacaaagAAATGTTGacttttatgaatttaatttgtatacaccAATTTAGTCaaacttaatatattttttattcaagtaTTTAAATTTGATATTAGATATACTCTATCATACTTTTTAGATATGActcctttcttttattttttgtcagaTTTTACTTACTTCGTCGCTGAACTTTAAAATACTAGACCAACTTCCtgagaaccagagggttaacaaaaaaacttataatttagtAACTAGACTCACAGTTTAAGTgtataaaaatatagaattcGGAGTTCGAATTATAACATCTCCAATAATGTTACCGGTAGCTACAAACTGAGCTACTTTTGCGGGATCagttaagtaatttttttttacatagaaTTTATacttttatgaatttaatttgtatacacaatatgtattatttttttacacattcATTTAATTAAATCACAACACGTAAATGTTTGTGAAAATATGTTATGAACTAACTTATAAAAGTGACACTATAGTGTGATTTAATTGAATAcatgtgaaaatatttttaaaccgtcgattaaaaaattatttttttttttgaagaattgaATATCCGGTATATGTTTCAAAAATTGATTAGGTATACTCTAAAagtctaaaatcaattttgttagaAAACATATCTTATCTTATCctcaaagaaaacaaatttatcTACAATTccgtcaaaaacaaaaaataccatTTATttaggatttttattttaaaaaaaatggaatttgaagaataaaatggatttttttttttttgacgaatgaATATTAGGTATACTCTAAAATCCAATTAGTTAGAAAAAATATCTTATCTTATCctcaaagaaaacaaattagtcTACAATTccgtcaaaaacaaaaaataccatTTATTtaggatttttatttatttttaaaaaatcgaATTTGAAGAGTAAAATTGGAATTTGAAGAATATAATTGGATGTTGTATATAACCTAATTAGTTGGGCCCATTAAGTATTTCAAACActtaatctatatctatatctatataaatAATAGCAAGAGGTACCTCTCtacaaaattttgaattcaCAAGGCAACAACTAAAGAAGAATGGATCAATTTTCAGAAGAATTTGTGAAAAGCTACTCAGATAAATTGTTAGCTCTTTGTTTTGCAAAATCGGTTGAAGAAGAGCAAGAGCTCAACCAATTATTGTTTAATGACGATAATCTCCATACTCAGTCAAGTGTTGTTGAATCACCTCCATACTCAGATGATCTCACTTCGGCTGACAAGAACAATGTAAAAAAGAAAGTGAAGCATTGGAATCATGATGAACATAggtatgtattttattttagaatttataattaactatcaatttattttgctaaaactatatttttaatactTGTCTCTATTTGTATTAACAACTTTGTAGAGAGTGAGatcattaaatttttaattttattttttaatacaaagAGGGGCTAAAGCCCCAAGAAAAACGAACTAAATTAATGCGGGATATCAATCCCTATAGTATCAACTAAATTGAATTTTGCTAATAAATATCTTTGTTTTCCTATTTTTCGTGTAATCAAAATATACATTTAGTTGAATAccgaaaatatatatacacacactaaGGTGAAATATTTTGATGATTATTACATATAACAATCATATTATGTTGTATACCCTTAAACTTTGACTCCCCCTTGTTATTTTTTGATATGTGTAGGTTATTTCTGCAAGGGCTCGAGAAGTATGGTCGTggaaattggaaaaaaatatcaaaacatgTTGTTACAAAAACTCATACACAAGTTGCTAGTCATGCTCAAAAATACTTCCTTCGTCAAGATGTTGCAATGAAGAAGAGGAAACGAACAAGCATTCATGACATAACCGAATGGAATGAAAATGTTCAGCCTCTTGTATATAAGGACTACAATTcaactcctcctcctcctcctaaTGTTGAAATGCATCAAATCCATGACACAACAGGATTGAATGGAAATTTCCACCCTCTTCTTTATAAGGACTACAATCCAACTCCTCCTCCAAATGTTGAAATAGATCAAATCCATGACACAATCGAATGGAATGGAATTTTTCACCCTCTTCTTTATAAGGACTACAATCCaactcctcctcctccaaaTGTTGAAATGCCTCAAATTCATAAGGAGTTTTTGTTTCCTTGTATTGTTTAGTAGCTCTGCACTCTTTTCCTTTTATATGTTTTATCCTATTAGGTTTTTCTtaaaaggtttttaatgaggcagatGTTGAGAGTCCTTGAATGTTTTAATTGGGTTTTGGCATATAGACCTCCCAGAATATGTATTATTCATTTTgtttgttaataataattttagagTGCTGCAAATGATAGGTGACAACTATGGGGTGCCAACCTAGTTGGGATGTCACGGATTGTCATATGATGCCTTTgcactctatttttttatattttattttgaaaactatCATATTAATTAGAAgagtttaaatataataatctaGGTCTTATATGTTTTGGGCTTAAACTCATGTTAAAACCGTTTGTACCTATAATTAATGTCCTTCTTCTAATTCAATTATAATAAACAATTTATATCCTTTCAATATGAAGAAACTTAcgtaaaacaacaaaatataatgtGGTGAGGCCTAAGTTGCCCTTTGATAGAATTGTGGGTAACTTTGGTGCAAATAAATTAGTTGGATGTTGGCGTGTATATTTTCGTGCACCATGTTGATTTTGGTGAATGAAAATATTCTAACTTAGAAAGTTTTTTAGGTTTATGGCCCGTTTacattaacttatttttaagtttatgcaaatggcttatgcaatttttatgtattattataagtttgtcaaggtagtttatgataaattagcgtataaaataacttaaaacctaatttatattgcataaactatttgtataagttaaaaaataagctaatctaaACCTTAGTCTCAAATGTTGTGGAAGTTGCATTTTTAAAAGTTATTCAAAGTATAGTTTAACATATTACAATTTTCCGGAGAGTCTGTTCTTTTGGGAAGTAACTTGAAATAATTTGTAGtgtagaataaaaaaaattgagatgttTTGGAAATAATTTCAAACAATGAATTAGACATGTTATTCTAGTGCTTgtcatgaaaaaaatattttttcttcccTTCAAAGTATCTTTCTCTTCGTTGGAGACAAAAAAGTTCATTGATCCCAAAATCTAATAATGGCAGCTCCCCTTTTAAGTTTATGTTATTAATTCAATGTTTAGAAACTAAATCCTTAAAGACAAAAGATCAAAAGTGTGGCAAAAGTTTGGTGAGAACGCAAGGGATTAAAACATGAATGTTTTAGGTGTTATTAGTTACTTCTACGGTGAGAAGCAAGTGACGATCAATATTCATTAGAGTGAATAATGAATAGGAGAATTGAATTTAGAAGGAGAAGAGGGGTACTGAATAGTAAGAATTTAGGAGAGCGCTTACTATTCTCAATTTGACGGACTTTAATGGTGTTAAGTGGCAAGAGAGGTTTGTGTCATGTGAGAAAATAGAGGGGGTGTTAATTACATATGGATAAAGTTCAAGGGAGGTTAGTGTATTTTTCGCTTAAATTAATGTTTAATTAGAAATTGAATCCTTAAAGACAAAAGATCGAGAACAAGTTGTAGTTATCAAGTTCCAAATTGTGCAAGAGCTCAACCAATTATTGTTTAATGACGATAATCTCCATACTCAGTCAAGTGTTGTTGAATCACCTCCATACTCAGATGATCTCACTTCGGCTGACAAGAACAATGTAAAAAAGAAAGTGAAGCATTGGAATCATGATGAACATAggtatgtattttattttagaatttataattaactatcaatttattttgctaaaactatatttttaatactTGTCTCTATTTGTATTAACAACTTTGTAGAGAGTGAgatcattaaattttttattttattttttaatacaaagAGGGGCATAAGAAAAACGAACTAAATTAATGCGAGACATCAATCCTTATAGTATCAACTAAATTGAATTTTGCTAATAAATATCTTTGTTTTCCTATTTTTCGTGTAATCAAAATATACATttagttgaataccaaaaatatatatacacacactaaGGTGAAATATTTTGATGACTACATATAACAATCATATTATGTTGTATACCCTTAAACTTTGACTCCCCCTTGTTATTTTTTGATATGTGTAGGTTATTTCTGCAAGGGCTCGAGAAATATGGTCGTggaaattggaaaaaaatatcaaaacatgTTGTTACAAAAACTCATACACAAGTTGCTAGTCATGCTCAAAAATACTTCCTTCGTCAAGATGATGCAATGAAGAAGAGGAAACGAACAAGCATTCATGACATAACCGAATGGAATGAAAATGTTCAGCCTCTTGTATATAAGGACTACAATTCAACTCCTCCTCCTCCTAATGTTGAAATCCATCAAATTCATGACACAACAGAATTGAATGGAAATTTCCACCCTCTTCTTTATAAGGACTACAATCCAACTCCTACTCCAAATGTTGAAATACATCAAATCCATGACACAATCGAATGGAATGGAATTTTTCACCCTCTTCTTTATAAGGACTACAATCAAACTCCTCCTCCAAATGTTGAAATGCCTCAAATTCATAAGGAGTTTTTATTTCCTTGTATTGTTTAGTAGCTCTGCACTCTTTTCCTTTTATATGTTTTATCCTATTAGGTTTTTCTtaaaaggtttttaatgaggcagatGTTGAGAGTCCTTCAATGTTTTTATTGGGTTTTGGCATATAGACCTCCCAGAATATGTATTATTCATTTTgtttgttaataataattttagagTGCTGCAAATGATAGGTAACAACTATGGGGTGCCAACCTAGTTGGGATGTCACGGATTGTCATATGATGCCTTTGccctctatttttttatattttcttttgtaaacTATCATATTAATCAGAAgagtttaaatataataatataggtCTTATATGTTTTGGGCTTAAACTCATGTTAAAACCGTTTGTACCTATAATTAATGTCCTTCttctaatttaattataataaacaaTTTATATCCTCTCAATATGAAGAAACTTAcgtaaaacaacaaaatataatgtGGTGAGGCCTAAGTTGCCCTTTGATAGAATTGTGGCTAACTTTGGTGCAAATAAATTAGTTGGATGTTGGCGTGTATATTTTCGTGCACCATGTTGATTTTGGTGAATGAAAATATTCTAACTTAGAAAGTTTTTTAGGTTTATGGCCCGtttacattaatttatttttaagtttattcaaacgacttatgcaatttttatgtattattataagtttgtcatggtagtttatgataaattagcgtataaaataacttataacctaatttatattgcataaactgtttgtataagttcaaaaataagccGGGCATTGTCATAAATGTTGTGGAAGTTGCATTTTTAAAAGTTATTCAAAGTATAGTTTAACATATTACAATTTTCCGGAGAGACTGTTCTTTTGGGAAGTAATCTGAAATAATTTGTagtatagaataaaaaaaattgagatgttTTGGAAATAATTTCAAACAATGAATtagacatgtttttttttttatagtaaaaagtttatagcatttcattattTAGAATATGTTAACAATACAAGTGGGTATATCAATGAAAATGTGGAAACTAGCTATAAAAGTGGTCACCCTTGCTAGCGCATGAGCAACCTCATtggcttgtctcctaataaactcaacactagagtttttaaaataaattttatgcaaacGATCACAATCTCTAATAACATCACCAAGTTCAACCCTAGACATGTTATTCTAGTGCTTgtcatgaaaaaatattttttcctcCCTCAAAGTATCTTTCTCTTCGTTGGAGACAAAAAAGTTCATTGATCCCAAAATCTAATAATGGCAGCCCCCCTTTTAAGTTTATGTCATTAATTCAATGTTTAGAAACTAAATCCTTAAAGACAAAATATCAAAAGTGTGGCAAAAACGAAAGCGACGTTACCGAGTTTCGTGAGAACGAAAGGGATTAAAACATGAATGTTTTAGGTGTTGTTAGTTACTTCCATGGTGAGAAGCAAGTGACGATCAATATTCCTTGGAGTGAATACTGAATAGGCGAATTGAATTTAGAAGGAGAAGAGGGGTACTCAATAGTAAGAATTTAGGAGAGCGCTTACTATTCGATCTCAATTTGACGGACTTTAATGGTGTTAAGTGGCAAGAGAGGTTTGTGTCATGTGAGAAAATAGAGGGAGTGTTAATTACATATGGATAAAGTTCAAGGGAGGTTATTGTATTTTTCGCTTAAATTAATGTCTAATTAGAAATTGAATCCTTAAAGACAAAAGATCGAGAACAAGTTGTAGTTACGCAGAAAGCCATTTGAGTGATTAAATACATATCTGAAATTCAAGAAAAGTTGGTGGATTTAGCTTTTGCTGTTCGAAATAATGATGAATTGAATGTTGAAAATCTGTCAGGTTAAAAAACAAAAGGTCGACCAAAAGGATCCAAGCCAAAAGGAGGAGTTGAAATTGCAAAGAAGCCTCGTTATTATCAAGTTCCAAATTGTGGTGGAACTAATAATAATGCGCGAAATCgttcaaataaaaagaaaaatattgaagTATTACCATCTCAATTTTCTAATAACTAAGTATATTGATACATTTTGTATTTAGGATGATGAGTCGGAGAAAATGAAGCATGAGTTGGCAAAGTGACAAAAAAAAGTGAGAAGAGTGTCTTATTGCGAGATATGAGAGGAACAAATATAAACCATCCGATCAAAACTAACGGTCCGATTAAATTCCAGTTTTTAAGTAGCTTTTACTCTTCTTACACCCAAATGACCCAATCCATTTGCCTCTGCATCTCTGCACCTTTTCTCCGTCGTCGCTTTTAGCAATTTTCTCATTTGTAGTTTGATCTGTTAAGTTTTCTATTTCTAAATCATTGATTACTCCAATGCATACTTCTACCTTGTGATTGATGTTGTTGTTCAGGCAATGCTTCTCAAAATCAATTGAAAGTTCTTATAACTAAATGTCAATTATAGGGAAAGCTAACTTTATTGGTAGGATTATGTTTTGCTGTATGGTGAATCTCTTTCTTTTTAGATTTCTAGTGGTCTTTTGTCCATAAAGACAAAAGAAATGGGCAGGAAAATATTTGCAATGTACATTTGAACTAAAATTTAGGATACGTTCGTTATTTATTCATTTGAATGGTTTGATCTAATATAAGTGATTGTACCTGATCAGAACGTGCAACAACGCCGGTGTTTGTTCTCGAATGCCCCTGTTGAAACTGAGGGGGATTGTGTACCTGCagacactccgacgctcaagtcagtttaaGTGTGGAGTGAGGTTTTCTTAGCTAGATAATACGTACCTTGAGAAATGGTGATTGGTTccgtatatatagcccccactgggctaaggcccttgatggcattaatggcctgccggaaaacggctggAGAGCCATGATGaacagttaatgctcatcattctgGTAAAAGCCGTTACAATACGCGTTGGCATTGTGGTCGTTGGTGGATTGAATATGCCGCCGAGCATCCTTGTGTTAGGGCTTGCTCGGAAGCCGTTACTCGTGGTCCTTCTATATCCGAGCTTCTAATcccagtccagaacaataaGATTTTGAATATGAGAGCTTTTAGGTTCGAACACCtataaatatagatatatttataaatgttcTTTAAATCTTAAGGTCTATGTTATCTTAGACTCAGTCACTAGACtgtctttaaatttttattaggaaaaaaaataaataaagaatacGACATGTATCCCTTCAGATTTTTACCCGTAACAATATATACTCCCTAcctaataatagttttttttttcaagtaatgTAAGGGTTAGATTGACACACttttttgtaaacaaaaaaaaaatacacctttttttatttgttactaTGATATATAGGTATAAAGTTTCCATCATTAgcaagaattatttttttttttgaaaaattgtggACCATATAAGGTGGATTCTCTTCTaccaaccaaattttttctatATGCAAGAGTCAAGAATCTAACTCTGACCACCTACTTAACATGCCCAAAATTCTCGTCACTTTAACCTAATTTATTATTGTTGGTTAGactcacacttttttttttttgacaaacaataacttatatcatttcattattcaaaatAGGAGTAATACAAAGAGGTAATACATCAAAGACATAGCGACTAGCCCAAGAAATGACCGCCCTAGCTAACGTGTGAGCCACCATGTTCGTTTGTCGCTTAATAAACTTTACCACAAAGTTTGAATTTAAAAACAAAGCATTCCTAATGTTACAATTGATGGTACTAAACTCTGAATTACCAACCCGTAAATTGTAAATAGCGTCAACTACATTCTTAGAATCCGTTTCAAAAATGACATGAGTAATGCGTTTATGCTCCATTTCTTTTATTGCTTCAAGTAAAGTTATTGCTTCTCCTTCAATTATAGAGCTTTTACCTTGGTTCCAAGAAGTTTCCGCCATCACAAAATTACCTGTATGGTCTCGCAAAATCCAGCCCGCACTTGTTTTATTTAAATCGCTATGGAAACCTGCATCCACATTGCACTTATGCCATCCCATTGGAGGCCTCTGCCACCGAAGTAGCTGCTGTTGTTGATCAGCGCTATGTGTACCAAGCTGTTGGCAGTTCTGCGCTATGTTCCAATCACTCCTGCGTCCTTCCTCATGCTCACCATTCCACACTTTATTATTTCTATTACTCCATAATAACCAAACCAACACAGCATATTGGCCAGCCACTTCCTTATCCTCATTTTTGCATATATCCAATATCACTTCATCAGCTTTTCTCATGTTTCCCATACGGCCACGCACTTTTAAGTATAGGGAAATATGAAATATggtgtttcaaaaataaaaataaaagaaatctcACGACCTCTCTAATAATGTCACTAGTAGTTACAAATTTGAGCTACATTTAAGGGACcacttaaataattttgtttattttcaaaaagaaTTGTTGacttttatgaatttaatttgtatacaccAATTTAGTCaaacttaatatatttt
It contains:
- the LOC123904461 gene encoding transcription factor SRM1-like; this translates as MDQFSEEFVKSYSDKLLALCFAKSVEEEQELNQLLFNDDNLHTQSSVVESPPYSDDLTSADKNNVKKKVKHWNHDEHRLFLQGLEKYGRGNWKKISKHVVTKTHTQVASHAQKYFLRQDVAMKKRKRTSIHDITEWNENVQPLVYKDYNSTPPPPPNVEMHQIHDTTGLNGNFHPLLYKDYNPTPPPNVEIDQIHDTIEWNGIFHPLLYKDYNPTPPPPNVEMPQIHKEFLFPCIV
- the LOC123904462 gene encoding probable transcription factor At5g61620, which translates into the protein MVLSGKREIESLKTKDREQVVVIKFQIVQELNQLLFNDDNLHTQSSVVESPPYSDDLTSADKNNVKKKVKHWNHDEHRLFLQGLEKYGRGNWKKISKHVVTKTHTQVASHAQKYFLRQDDAMKKRKRTSIHDITEWNENVQPLVYKDYNSTPPPPNVEIHQIHDTTELNGNFHPLLYKDYNPTPTPNVEIHQIHDTIEWNGIFHPLLYKDYNQTPPPNVEMPQIHKEFLFPCIV